Proteins co-encoded in one Strix uralensis isolate ZFMK-TIS-50842 chromosome 2, bStrUra1, whole genome shotgun sequence genomic window:
- the SLC5A3 gene encoding sodium/myo-inositol cotransporter codes for MRASLETADIAIVALYFVLVMCIGFFAMWKYNRSTVSGYFLAGRSMTWVAIGASLFVSNIGSEHFIGLAGSGAASGFAVGAWEFNALMLLQLLGWVFVPVYIRSGVYTMPEYLSKRFGGHRIQIYFAALSLILYIFTKLSVDLYSGALFIQESLGWNLYLSVILLIGMTALLTVTGGLVAVIYTDTLQALLMIIGALTLMIISITEVGGFEEVKRRYMLASPNITSILLTYNISNTNSCNVDPKPDALKMLREPTDEDIPWPGFLLGQTPASVWYWCADQVIVQRVLAAKNIAHAKGSTLMAGFLKLLPMFIIVVPGMISRILFADDIACINPEHCFQVCGSRAGCSNIAYPRLVMKLVPVGLRGLMMAVMIAALMSDLDSIFNSASTIFTLDVYKLIRKSATSRELMIVGRVFVAFMVVISIAWVPIIVEMQGGQMYLYIQEVADYLTPPVAALFLMGIFWKRCNEQGAFYGGMAGFVLGAIRLILAFIYRAPECNQPDTRPSFIKNIHYMYVATALFWITGIVTFVVSLLTPPPTKEQVRTTTFWAVKNRSVKENAAKGELYKVQEKSILKCNENANHIIPNGKSEENIKNIKPEDINLLVTCRDDSNPVISVSHSEVETPVDCYSNGQAALMGEKKHEEETDDRERHLKFIDWFCGFKSKNMNKRAVREIEEETVCLQMLEETPKVKLLLNTGLVCVCSLGIFMFVYFSL; via the coding sequence ATGAGGGCTTCTTTGGAAACAGCAGACATTGCCATTGTGGCTCTGTACTTCGTGCTTGTAATGTGCATAGGTTTTTTTGCCATGTGGAAATACAATCGGAGCACCGTAAGTGGCTACTTTTTGGCAGGGCGTTCTATGACCTGGGTAGCTATTGGTGCATCTTTATTTGTGAGCAATATTGGAAGTGAACATTTCATTGGGCTCGCAGGATCTGGAGCGGCGAGTGGATTTGCAGTAGGTGCATGGGAATTCAACGCCTTAATGCTTTTGCAGCTTTTAGGATGGGTCTTCGTCCCAGTCTACATCCGGTCGGGAGTATACACCATGCCTGAATACTTGTCCAAGCGTTTTGGAGGGCATagaattcaaatatattttgcagCATTGTCTTTAATTCTTTATATCTTCACCAAACTCTCAGTTGACTTGTATTCAGGGGCACTTTTTATTCAAGAATCACTAGGTTGGAACCTCTATTTGTCAGTTATCCTCCTTATTGGAATGACTGCGCTGTTGACTGTGACTGGAGGTCTTGTGGCTGTCATCTACACAGACACCCTTCAAGCTCTGCTTATGATTATTGGTGCCCTCACACTTATGATCATAAGTATTACGGAGGTTGGTGGGTTTGAAGAAGTTAAAAGAAGGTACATGTTAGCGTCGCCAAATATTACGTCTATTTTGTTAACCTACAACATTTCCAATACCAATTCCTGCAATGTCGACCCAAAGCCTGATGCTCTTAAAATGTTGCGCGAGCCAACAGATGAAGATATTCCCTGGCCTGGATTTCTGTTGGGACAGACCCCAGCTTCTGTCTGGTACTGGTGTGCTGATCAAGTCATAGTTCAGAGAGTTCTAGCTGCAAAAAACATTGCTCATGCCAAAGGATCCACTCTGATGGCAGGCTTCTTAAAGTTGCTGCCGATGTTTATTATAGTTGTCCCAGGGATGATATCACGAATACTGTTCGCAGATGATATTGCCTGCATTAATCCGGAACACTGTTTTCAAGTCTGCGGGAGCAGAGCTGGATGCTCTAACATTGCCTACCCACGTTTGGTGATGAAACTTGTGCCGGTTGGTCTGCGGGGACTGATGATGGCTGTGATGATCGCTGCACTGATGAGTGACTTGGACTCGATATTCAACAGTGCCAGCACCATATTCACACTTGATGTCTACAAACTCATTCGGAAGAGCGCAACGTCTAGAGAACTGATGATTGTAGGAAGAGTCTTTGTTGCGTTCATGGTAGTTATAAGCATTGCCTGGGTCCCGATAATTGTAGAAATGCAAGGTGGTCAGATGTACCTTTATATTCAAGAGGTGGCGGACTACTTGACCCCACCGGTGGCGGCTCTGTTTCTTATGGGTATCTTTTGGAAGCGTTGCAATGAGCAGGGGGCTTTCTATGGTGGAATGGCCGGGTTTGTTCTTGGAGCGATACGGTTGATACTGGCATTTATCTATCGTGCTCCAGAGTGTAACCAGCCGGATACTAGGCCAAGCTTTATCAAAAACATCCATTACATGTATGTTGCAACAGCTCTGTTCTGGATCACCGGGATTGTGACCTTTGTAGTAAGCCTCCTCACGCCTCCGCCTACAAAGGAGCAGGTTCGGACGAccactttctgggctgtgaaaaACAGGAGCGTAAAAGAGAATGCCGCAAAGGGGGAGCTGTACAAAGTGCAAGAAAAGAGCATCCTCAAGTGCAATGAAAACGCTAACCATATCATTCCAAATGGCAAATcggaagaaaatattaaaaatattaagccaGAGGATATCAATCTTCTGGTTACTTGCAGAGATGACAGCAACCCGGTGATTTCTGTGAGTCACTCTGAAGTCGAGACACCAGTTGATTGTTATTCGAACGGACAAGCAGCTTTGATGGGGGAGAAAAAACACGAGGAAGAGACTGATGATAGAGAGAGACATTTGAAATTCATAGATTGGTTCTGTggctttaaaagtaaaaacatgAACAAGAGAGCTGTTCGGGAGATCGAGGAAGAGACTGTTTGTTTACAAATGCTGGAAGAGACTCCAAAAGTTAAACTATTACTAAATACTGGACTGGTTTGTGTCTGTTCGCTTGGAATATTCATGTTTGTCTATTTCTCTTTGTGA